GCGATTGCCAATGCCCTTGGGACGGGAGTGGCCGATGACAAGGTGATCTACGCCTATGTGCCCAAGATGATTCGCTACTACCTGGGAGAAGAGGCGATTCTGCCCAATGTGCCCACCTACCTCTGTTGGGATCCTCAGGATCAAGCCTATGTCCTAGAAAACTTGGACAAGCTGGTGGTGAAAGCAGCCAACGAGTCGGGGGGATACGGCATGTTGATGGGATCCCAGGCCACACCGGCAGAACGGGCTGCTTTTGCCGAGAAAATCCGTGCTCAACCCCGCAACTACATCGCCCAACCGACGCTATGCCTGTCGCGGGTACCCACCTTAGTCGATCGGGGGGAAGGCCCTTGCCTGGAGGCCTGCCATGTGGATTTGCGGCCCTACATCCTCTACGGCGAAGACATTTATGTTCATCCCGGCGGCCTGACTCGCGTTGCCCTCAAGAAGGGATCCCTGGTGGTGAACTCCTCCCAAGGAGGGGGCAGTAAAGATACTTGGGTGCTGTGCTCGGATCCCAGTTGTTGATGGGCTAGGGATGGATGAGTTGAGGGCTATCCGTTACTTGGAGCGAGCTTTTCTTGGAGGATCTGGGCGGCCAAACCGACCGAAGCGGCTGGCGTGTTGATGGGCCAGCTCCACGTAGTGCTGGGCATGGACGCGCAACTTTTCCACTTCCTCGTCCGTAAGGGTGCGGATGGCTTTTGCCGGAGTCCCCACAGCCAAAGAGCGGGGCGGCACAGACTTGGTGACCACAGCTCCAGCCCCAATAATGCTGCCGGCTCCAATGGTGACTCCGTTCAGGATGGTGGCCCCAATCCCGATCAGACACCCCCCCTGAATGCGGGCACTGTGGATAACCGCCCGATGGCCGATGGTCACCTCTTCGCCAATAATCGTCGGTTGATCGGGATCCCCATGCACGATTGCCCCGTCCTGAATGTTGGTGCAGCGGCCAATAGTAATCGGAGAAATATCTCCCCGCAGGATGGCCCCATACCAGATGCTCACGGATTCCGAGAGTTCCACAGTTCCGATCAAGGTGGCATTGGCGGCGATAAAGGCTACCTTATCCATTCCCGTCGGTTCTTGATCCAACCAAATGGGCCAAGTATCCTGTGCTTCTTCCATTTAGCAGATCCCCCAAAGCAGGGAGAGCAGGTCTGAACAACAACGCATGGGCAATGGATCCTTACTCGACAGGGACTTTGCCGATTGGCCCTCCTCAACGGCAAGTTCTGAGGGCGAGGATATCGGCTCCTGAGATCTTATCCAGATTCCGACTGATCTTTTCGATATCCCAATTCCACCAAGCAATCTGCAACAGCTCCTGGATCACCTCCTCGGAGAAGCGGTATCGCAGAATCCGAGCTGGGTTTCCACCCACAATCGCGTAAGGGGGCACATCCCGGCTCACCACTGCTTTTGCCCCAATGATCGCCCCATCCCCTACTTTGACGCCCGGAAGTAGCGTCGCTTCGTAGCCAATCCAAACATCGTTACCAATGACCGTATCGCCTTTGTCAGGGAAAGACTCGGGCGCAGGTTCGGATCCCTCCCATCCTTGGCCAAAAATAAAAAAGGGAAAGCTGGAAAATCCGGCGATGGCGTGATTGGCGCCATTCATGATGAATTTAACGCCACGGGCAATGGCGCAAAACTTACCGATGATCAGACGATCCCCCACAAAAGGGTAGTGGTACAAAACATTGCGTTGAAAATTCTCCGAATCGTCTGGATCATCGTAGTAGGTGTAATCTCCGATCAAAATCTTGGGATTGGAGACAGTGTTCTTGATAAAACAAATTTGTGGGAAACCCACCATCGGATGAGGATTTTGAGGATCAGGGCCATTCATATTCGTTGTGTTTGGCGTTGGGAGGACAAAGAGGGATCCACAGGTTGCAAAGGTTGAATAGCAAAGAATGTTTCGTAAATACGCTCCCCAACCCGGTTCATTTGAAATTGTAAATTATCGAGAAACTCGTGTAGACCCTGTTCTATGATTTCATCAATGGTTAAGTAGTCTAATTCGGAGCGCAAACGGCCCAAAGCCCGCTCACCGGGATCCCGCCAGGTGCCGGCTGGAGTACCCGTAATCTGGTGCAAAGATCGATCCGCCTGAATCAAACAAAACTGAATCGAACGGGGAAACTGCCGATCCAAAATCAGGAAAGAGGCCACCTCCCGGGGGTTAATGCGATGTTGACGACTGTATTTGCGGTACATTTCATAAGCACTGGCAGATTTCAGCAAAGCAATCCACTGCAACTCATCCAGCGCTGTGCCCACGTATTGTACGGAAGGCAATAGAATAAAGTATTTTACATCTAAGATCCGTGCGGTTTTATCAGCCCGTTCCAAAAGGCGGCCAATCTGGCCAAAATGCCATCCTTCTCCATGGGTCATGGTGGCATCCATAACCCCAGCAAACAGGTGACTGGCCAGCTTCACTTCCGTAAAAAAATCATGCCACTGGCTTAAGTTTCGCCCCTGCTGGGCCGCCTCTTTCACCATCAAATAAAATCGATTCACCCGCTCCCACATTTCCGAGGAAATCACTTCTCGTACAGAACGGGCATTTTCTCGCGCCCATTGCAGGCAGGAAAGGATCGAGTTGGGATAATCCCTATCAAAAGCCAGAAATTGGACGACCGTATCTTGAGTGGCTTCACCGTAGCGCTGGTAAAACAGTTCGTGATCCCCCGTAGTGTAAATAATCGGATCCCATTGTTGAGCGGTGCCACTGGGAGAGTCGAGGATTAGGTTCAAGTTGACATCGACAAACCGGGCAATATTCTCCGCACGTTCCACATAGCGGTTTAGCCAGTAAATCGAATCTGCCACCCGACTCAACATGTTTTTGTCTCCTCTAAGTCTCCAGTCTCCTCCAATCGGTTGCCCCTGTGGGCTCGCAAAC
The window above is part of the Thermostichus vulcanus str. 'Rupite' genome. Proteins encoded here:
- a CDS encoding alpha-E domain-containing protein gives rise to the protein MLSRVADSIYWLNRYVERAENIARFVDVNLNLILDSPSGTAQQWDPIIYTTGDHELFYQRYGEATQDTVVQFLAFDRDYPNSILSCLQWARENARSVREVISSEMWERVNRFYLMVKEAAQQGRNLSQWHDFFTEVKLASHLFAGVMDATMTHGEGWHFGQIGRLLERADKTARILDVKYFILLPSVQYVGTALDELQWIALLKSASAYEMYRKYSRQHRINPREVASFLILDRQFPRSIQFCLIQADRSLHQITGTPAGTWRDPGERALGRLRSELDYLTIDEIIEQGLHEFLDNLQFQMNRVGERIYETFFAIQPLQPVDPSLSSQRQTQRI
- a CDS encoding Vat family streptogramin A O-acetyltransferase, with the translated sequence MNGPDPQNPHPMVGFPQICFIKNTVSNPKILIGDYTYYDDPDDSENFQRNVLYHYPFVGDRLIIGKFCAIARGVKFIMNGANHAIAGFSSFPFFIFGQGWEGSEPAPESFPDKGDTVIGNDVWIGYEATLLPGVKVGDGAIIGAKAVVSRDVPPYAIVGGNPARILRYRFSEEVIQELLQIAWWNWDIEKISRNLDKISGADILALRTCR
- a CDS encoding gamma carbonic anhydrase family protein — encoded protein: MEEAQDTWPIWLDQEPTGMDKVAFIAANATLIGTVELSESVSIWYGAILRGDISPITIGRCTNIQDGAIVHGDPDQPTIIGEEVTIGHRAVIHSARIQGGCLIGIGATILNGVTIGAGSIIGAGAVVTKSVPPRSLAVGTPAKAIRTLTDEEVEKLRVHAQHYVELAHQHASRFGRFGRPDPPRKARSK